The DNA region CTTGGCGGGGGAGAACTTTCAAATGCCAGGGATGAGGGTGGGAAACTTTATGCGGAATAAAGCGCAGTAATTCCTGCATGCAGACTATGTTAAATCTGCCCCAAATGAGTcatgaatataaaaaatatatattcatcgATCTGAAAATGATTACaatatttaattttcatatgAAGTTGATTTTACTTTGATTTCAATTTTCAATCCCTATTTTTTATTTGCACGTGACAGGTTACCATAGTCTGCTTCTGTAGCTCCTCGGAACGCTCTGAGTACCACTGGTGGTCCACGTACTACAGTTTAATAACCACTGCTGTAGTGGAAATAGCTGCAGCCTTTAAACTGACCCAGGTTATCATGATGATTCCACACTGGAgagatgcatgctgggaggtGATGAAAACAGACAAACATGTCCAAATCTTCTCCTAAAGTGACACGTGGAACCATCTCTTTGATATGGAAGTGGGATGTATGTCTCGTTTCGCCGCTTGTGATTGGTGTGGTCTATCATGTGACTCCACTCATATGGGTGGCCCTAGAGTGTCTCTTCACCATTGCTGCGGGTGATGAAGCCCTGGGTCACTGGGGTCTCCTTCAGCGAGATGTCGTCCACTTTGCCGGCGCTCTCCTCTGGCTCGGGacgcccctcggggacagaggCTGGCGAGCTGTCCACATCGGAGCCGCTAAGCACGTAGCCTGGTAGTGCAGCGTGGCTGCCAGTGGTGCGCCCCCCCCGGCTGCGGTACACCCTGCTGGAGAAGAGCGCCGTGGTGCGCGAGGAGGCTGCCAGTTGcgactggctgcctgtgctctgGCTCAGGTTGGTCAGCACCGAACCGTAGCGGTAGCTGCAGTTGGCACAGGTCGCTGGGCCCGACCAATCCACCGCCAGGCTCCACCGCGTCCATGTCTTCTTGATCTCCGCCTGGACCTGTGTGGACAGCCAGGAAGTCACAAGCTCACATCGAGCATGGGCataaattatggggggggggttgtaacgCCCCCagtaatcaaaaccagccaatgcaaccccctggacccccttaagtgggtggagacctcagtcACCCCAATGttcaacccaaagttatgcccttggaCTCCGGATTATCTGCTCTGGGACCTGCTACAGCAATGGGTCTAAATTGTTTTAGCCTCAAAACTGACATTATTTCTTGCTCAGAAAGTTATGGTACAAATTTAGTTCAAGCTGGTGAATGGAAAAGCTGGTTTTTTTTCCAAACCACACACtgtgtgacacactggaaatggTCTCACGACATACAGGACATGAGGCAGCAGCTGAGAAACTGCGCTAGACTGAGGAGGAGCTTCTATCTCAAAGCCCTCAACCATCTTAACCAGGCAAGAACCAGCAAACTGCAATGACGTTGTAGAAGAAAAATCCATGATTATGCATATCcaagtgttgcctcacactgctgggatctgggttcgaatctccgcctgggtcacatgtgtgtggagtttgcatgttctccccgtgtcgtcgtggggtttcctccgggtactccggttcccctcccacagtccaaaaacatgctgaggctaattggagttgctaaattgcccataggactgcatgtaagagtgaatggtgtgtgtgtgtgccctgcgatgggctggccccccatcctgggttgttccctgcctcgtgcccattgcttccgggataggctccggaccccccgcaacccagtaggacaagcagtttggaaaatgggtggatggatgtgtgTCCAATGCAAATTCAGtcagtaattaataattaaattataaCACTGTTGATTCAAATATAATGATTGTAACGATTAACTTCTGCCTTGAAACATTTAATATAGTAAACATATAATGCAAGCTTAAGTACTGTAATAGGTTTTAATTTTTTAGGTAAGAGGAACCAACATATTTTGGTAAGATTTGGTAATATTTTGCAAAAAGGACCAGATCAAGGTACAGACCTGATCCGAGAAGTAAGGCTACTGCAGAAAACATTTATGCATGTATGTTAGGGGTCAAGGATACGTGAACATAGAACCAAGGAACGTATGGGGAAGTGAGATGAAGAATTCAACTTGTTTGTAATGAAACCACAAGAGTGATCATGAAAAGGTCAACCCTGCCTTTACCTGATAATGGGTCCagtttaacagaagtaactggtgTCTACAGATATCTGACCCCTCCTTGAACTATTTGTAAACCGCTGCGTTTTTGGCTATAAAAGATGCATGCAGTTGTTGTTCGGGGAACAGACGCATGAAAgactgctgagtgtctgttcctcCAAAGCTTTGCGGTGAAATAAAGTTTGTCAGACTCTTAAACAAATTGACTTCAGCGAAATTTCTACCACAACGTCACCCCAGCACACATCCACGAGCATCCATCTGtcaacctgccccccccaaacagtTAACTTTCCCTGCTGTAACACAGGCCCTTGATTTGCTATCATTGAACTGAATAACCGCACTCTGCACCTTATTCTGTGATATACTGATACACGTTTACAATCCTGCAATTTTTTTAAACTTATATTATGTGATTGCATTACTGCACTTTAATTCACTATTCACCTATatatctaataataataataatagcaacaataataatagttattattattattatattttaattttgtaTAATATGTAAATTGAACATATTCAATTCTGCATCTACACAAATTATAGTACACAAACAAGCAGCTATTCACCATGATTACAGGATCCCTCTTTGGAGAATGGTAAATGATTAAGATCACAGAAATCCAGAATGGACGCTGCCTGCAGGTCTTAATTTCTCAGTTACACCTTATATTTATGTGTGAAACGTACTTTGAATTTGCTCTGTTACATTATTCATAAATTGGTCCTTTAGAATAATTACCTGAGTTTCCACATGTATCAGCTTAAATTTCACATTTAATAGTATTAACATTAAGGAAATTAACCTCTAACTCTTTGATCACAGCCCTGCTACCTTAATTAACATGATTTAACATGACTCCCCAATTTCATAACTAAATGCTATCAAAATGCCTACATTTGAACGTTGGGCCCCTTGGCGGTAAGTGCTCAATAAAACAAGTTAAAAACATCATGGTACATCAATATCCGCAGGTGCTGCGATTGACACAGTTTTGCTTGCATTTAGAGATGCACCTTTGTTCAGAGTAACATCTTTTTTTCACAGTTACATGGCTGGATAATTTAATGGAGAAGTTTAAGTGAAGTGCTAAATTCAAGGGTCCCACGGCAGTGCCCTCTCTGTAACTGCGCCGCGAAGGAGCCCAGCCCCATCCACACCCAGCTGCCACTCACCTCTCCGTTGCAGTAGCAGTAGATTATTGACACAAAGAAGCCCTGGAAGAGAATATAGCATACAGTTATGGtagggggtgaggggggagcCTTTGCCACCCTTCCCCATGCATCTTATAATTGATTAAAACCATAAATGGATTAAAATGTTGCCTGTCAAGATGGCCTGGCTGCTTCCCAGTGGCGCTTCTAGATAATGTCAACTGAGGGAATAAGACTGGGGCCGGTTGTTCTGTCAGGGGGGGTCAGATGCATTAGACCTTAATGTCCGCCAGGTATTACTTACACTAGATTGCCAGCATTAAGAAACGAAAGACAGTTTTGAAAGCCAATGTTATTTATGCTCTGCAGTTACAtacaattttacagtttttataaatatgtaactcactctgatttcttgtttagactgTCCTGCTTCTACAAGCTTGATTACTTTGTTTCTGTCGTTATCCTTGCATTTCATCAACTGAAGCGACTCGACCACCCGGTGCCCCGCGTTATAAGTCCATGTAGAAAATGTGTTTATGTTTGTGGTTCGCCTGTTTCATACATCCTTAGGGGGCCGTGCATGTTGTCATAGGGGCCCTGACCCTCTCTACTCCCCCCTTAGAACCACCCCTGCTTCCTCCTATTGTGTTTCTATTGTTGGGACCCTTGAAAATGATCTCACATTCCAGCCAAGGCATGGCAGTGGAGACTTAGGGGgaagaaaaataacaaaaaagtaGGATGTTTTCGGCTTATCAGGTAGCAGTTACACTCAGCGGCAGGAGCCTGTTCTAGTCGCCCTTACTATCCCTAGTCGAGTGCAGGGTCACCCACAATCAAAACTATTTTACACGATTGCGGTTTTTTACTTAAAAGGAGCATGACTGCCCCATTGACCCCTGATCAAACCccatgaatactgtgtgaccctgGGCTATCCTCAGCCTCATTGGCTTCCCCAGGAACCTGACCTGGAAGGAGTTGAAGAAGAGCTCGCAGTACATCCGGACTTCCCAGCCAACACCCCTGAAAGTGTGCGGCATCCCCACGAACACGATGTAGTGCACGCCAAACACCAGCACTAGCACCAGGGTGGACTTGGCCAACTTCCTGTCGGGGGCAGAGTAGATAGGGCTGAGCCAGTTCTTCCTAGCTGTGATGAAAGGCTTCTTGgattgctaatgatttatcataGCACATTGAGTAAAGGGAAAAGTAGGGGCTCACATCTTAGAACTTTCAAAATTGCAGGTAAACTATAGACGAGTGACATCATCTGATGGTATTTCACCTGTACAGGTGGGTAGGAGTGCATCCGTAATTGCATACTTATACAGTGCATATTGGAGCGATTCGTTAGAAGCATATTACTCAGCCGTCAATGTAGTGAGTACTGTATGTATGCATTGATGAGAACAGTACAAATGCACTCAGACAAACTGTGGTCACCATCTTGCATATTACCTGACCTGGATGTGTACCAATGACATAGCTTGACCCCTGTGAAAGTTAATCTGGACACAAATTTCTGAGCAAGCAATGTTTTTCCTCTCTagttgcagctccagtggccTTGTGGGATAGTGTAGCGTCCATTGGTTGCATACTTCAGAATTTCTCAGAATGTAGTATATCATTCATGTACCATTCGCCTGCTGTCTCATCCATACTAAGGATATGGACATACTACTCACCTTGCATACTGTATGTAGCCTATTACGGAGCAAACAAGTATGCAATTTTGGATGCACCCTAGGTGTCAGATTTCAGATAAGTGATATCATTAGGAGATCTGGGCATACTGCTCCCCTTGCATACTATATTCTGCCTACTACAAAGCAAACAAGTATGCAATTTCAGATGCACTCTAGGTATCTGATTTCAGGTGAGAGACATCATCAGAAGGAGAGGTCCCTCCTACCTGTACTGTTTCCGGGTGTCGTACCGCCCTGCGTTCGTCTCCCGGATCTTCGTGGCCAGCACTCGCACGATGTTGACAAACAAGATGAAATTGAGCTGGAAAGGCAAGGAGGAGACCAAATGGCTGAGGCTCCCATCAGCCAGGCCTATACTCACAACAGATGATAAAGAGAAGTATTACATGCCCCTCAGAGACACCACACAAAGTTTTAAGTGCTCATAAATGCCCTTGAAAACTCCCTGGAACCTGGGGTTTGGGTTGTTATTGCTCTCTGTCTCCAGCTGGGTGGCATGCTCCACTGAGAGGCAGGATTTTTCTGATGAAGATTAAATGATGTTGCAAGAGCCTGTTGATAAACTTCTGCAGTGAATCTCAGTCCTTCAGACTAACAGATGTGAGTATAGCCCCTGCAGGACAGGGCCTTTCCAGTAAACGCATACTTTCTGAGTGGCATTCTTTCAGTGGCTAGCACACTTACCCCAATGGCTGCTAAGATGGGAGCTTGGTATATCCACTTGATGTTGCCCGCACTCAGCTCCCAGCAGCTGTAGGGAAATGGAGGGAGGCAAGGAGAAAGAACGAGAGCTCACACATGTGCTATATGCAGTGTTGTTTGCATAAGTGAGCTCACATGATTCATGGGCTCACTGAGTCGTTTGGCCATTATTCCCTTTTAAATATATCAGCTGTCTGTTTCACAATGGGCACACCAAAGGGAACAAGCCGTGTTTaatttttaagtgtttttttctttatttttgcataAATAAGATTAGAATAATCACAGCTCCCCGTGCCAAACAAAACCTCAGAACCTTTCAGCCCCTGAGGGAGGAGAAGGACCTTCCAACCGTCCTGCGGAGCAGCAGAGTGATCGAACCAGCTGAGCAGAGCCGTGTGTTGATGGATGCAGACGGCTTCCCGTAGCGAGCCCAATGGAATGCAGGCGAAGGTCACGAGGTCAATGCAGAACTCAACCAGCGAGTGCGGGATGGAGTCCCAGAAAATCTTACATTATACATTTACTagatacttttatccaaagcaatttgAGAATATTTGAGAAAGgtgggtcagtcagtccctgaagcaactgaagagcaaatttccaaaactcactgatttttttgttgttgttgagatGAGCCCGCCAATGGCCTTTCTCATCATATGCTACAGTATTGGGAATCAGAACTCACTCAATCCTCATGTAATCTAAAAAACTTTTATTAAGTTTTCAAAACCCACCAAGTTCACAGAAATGGTTCTTATTTACAAACTTATCCCATCCATGTATTACATTGACTGAGTGAGTTCTGTAaaagtatttttcattttttttttgggggggggggggtgttaagggCCTTCTTCAAGGACCTAGCAGTGAAATTATTCTGTCagttctgggatttgaaccagcgatctTGCGATCACTCGGTCTCTAAAACCAATCCTCATTGCCATAGAAGGATGAACATGCAAGTTTACCTTTCCaatacatttacatgcatggGGATGTGTAAAGATACCATACATACTGTGTATATATGGTGCTGCTATTGCTTCATGCTTCCAGGGTATGGGGTTCGAATTCCACCTCCACTTTTGTGGACTTTACCTCACACACTGTgttccatttcctccaggtgctccagtttcatcacacagtccaaagacatgcagttagcagGGGTGTAATGATACAATCCACTCACGATTTGGTTTGAAAGACAATTCAGGGCTCACGGCTCGATACACTCACAATAAATTCAACAAAATAAGACAAAAAATCTCACAGTTCTTATTTGTTCCATTTCTGACATgcacatttacaaaaaaaaaactgttttcaaaccatttattttttcttccagTTTTTTCCCTTGTTTTGCAGACTTCAGTGCAAAAGTCAAAAATTacatctcaaagccaaacttagaTGCTGCCTAATGCACATTCTTGTGTTAACATAAGTTAATTATTTCATGCCATGGGACACTGTTACACCCCTAGCAGTTAGGGTGTATCTAAATTTCCCATAGTGCGTGAGAGTCTGTGCCGTGTTCTGAACTGGACAGGGGCTCCCTCATCTTCATGCCCGAAGCTACTTGGGATACTCCCCAGGATCCAGGATCTGTTGTGCCGGATACATTTTTTGCAagacagatggatgggtggatggtttttatatatatatatatatatatatatatatatatatatatatatatatacaggcatGTATGTGAAGGGGCATTTACTGCATTTAATCAACCATCATCAGGTTCTGGATGATGGAGGAGGATGATGGAATGTGTCTCACCTGGCATCTGCTAGGGTTGCCCGGACGACGGCCCAAGCAGCCACAAAGACGGCGGGAACGCCTGCAATCAGACAGATAGGACACTGGCAAGGCCACACTGACTTTCCACTGTCACCTTAATCATAAAGTGATGAAAAGATCAGAGAATCTCCGAACAGAAACTTAACAAACCACCCTGACTATAGCTGGATTTCAGATCAGGATTTTATTCCACATCCCGAAGGTCTGTAGTACAAAGGATTCAATCAAGGAAAAAGTAATAGCCTCGGTGAAACTTTTGGCGTGAGGCGTAGCCTGGTATTTATAAACAGGACCTCCAGGCTGCCTTGGAGGCCCAATACTTTCTTGTTTCATTTGGATAATCCATAGATGCTGTGTGAGGCTTGTTACCCGATCAGGTTTGCTCATGTCATTTTTGAGGCCAGAAAGACATGGACATTTTATTAGGAGCAAGGGGCAGGTGGAACTAATCATGGGAGTAAATtataggggggtggggggctgtgaTCCCACTAATAATCAAAGCCTGCCAATATAACCCCCTGGACCCCATTAGATGGGTGCAGACCTCAACCCCCTCCaatgctcaacccaaagttaaGCCCTTGAAACTAATCAACACAAAATGTCAGCTTAGCTAGTCCTCCACTCCAAGGCTGAAGGAGCCCAAAACATTattctaaccctaaaccacatcCGTTTCAATTAATATTTTCTTTCCATATGTcgcagtttttttttgtaggcACTCACCCCATCCAACCAAAGTGAATCCCCACAGATACTTGGTGTCAGATAGGAAGGCCATGAAGATCAGGCTGTGCAGGTAGAGACCCTCTACCAAGATCCAGTAGTAGTTGGTCGCCAGGAAGTAAataaacagcaggactgtgatcTTGCAGCCAATCTGTGGGCCAGGAGAACATTTTTTTATAAGTTCACGAGATCCTTCCTAAACCACAGCTTCCCAAACTGACGGTGTTTAAATGACCAGGCAATTGTGATTAATGTACCATACTTGGGCCTAGGCCAGTGATGCCCAGTCCAGTCCTATGGAATCCACAgctggtccacgtttttgctccccttGAGCTCCCCGTctaacagtccacattttgacTCTATCGGAGGCTTgaagagagcaaaaacatggactgcgtcccctaggaccagattgggaaacactagcCTAAAGGTTCCCTGGGGATTTTTTTGCAAACAAGCCCTGTTATTCATTCCTCCTTTCCAGAAGAGGTGCTATTGCAGTGAAGCGTTTGAAAATGGAGACTTGGCTGCTTTTGTTTAATGGCTGGCTCCATGAATCACATTTTGGTCTGAAATGCATGAGGATGGATACCTTGTGATGCGCTCAGACTGATCTGAAGTGTCACTGTTCTAGGCTATCATTGCCCTGGCCCTTGAGATGGAAAAACCCATTATTATCTGAAAGAACACCTCACGGTGTCAAGGGATGAGATGACAGCTTCTCTCCAGAGGAGTCTGTCCGAGGCAATTATGGCACAAGTTACCAAGGTTTGGTGCTTTCACAGGAGACTCTGAAGTCTGAGTTGTGGGAAGACAGCTCTGATTTGAGCTACAGTGCACCATGCCCTCCCATGGAAGGGCCAAGCTTCACTGAGAAAAGCAGATCAGCCCTTCAGAGAGGGCCTTGCCAAGCAAAGTGACATTTCTTACCTAGTGCACTCAGGTCAGGGGGCTAGTGTGCAAACATAGAAATTGAGACATAGAGAACAATACTGAAATGCTGTTGAATAAGGAGATCCTGTTTTGGTCCATGTTAAGATCTTAATGTGATCATTTAGTAAACAAGATGTGCCCTTTTTTGGATGCATTCGAAGCATTTATATAATGACCAGAATAACAGTGAACCTCTGAAAGCTAACTGATAATTATAGGGTTCTTGTGCCGACCCACCTCCTCGTTTTTACGTAAAAGGGCTGCCTACTATTGCTCTTGTAACCGTGGCGACGTGGAACACGGTCCTATCTCTGCAGAGCTAATTGGCAGCTGAATATTTTAATCATACAGCCAGCATGGTACTTTCATGGTCAGAATTTCCATCGGCCAACACCCGGCTGAAACTCCGTCCTCCTTCCTGTCCTGGGCTTTGCCATGCAAATGGGGTGGATCCCTTTAGGGAATCTGGCCCGGAGAAGTGGTACAAAACTCGCTGGCTGAAACATTTATGCAGCAGACCCAGGGGCTGCCTCAAAGAAGGGGCACCGATTCCCGCGTGAGCCACCGGCAGAAGCCCTGCCCTCAAACTTGTCCGTTTCACGGTGCTGGACCCAAAACCTAGTCCTGTGTCTCCATGCCAACTTAGAGGAGATGCCTTTGATGTGTGTGAGACAGACTCAGGCTGATCGAGCACCACATAACCAGATTACTCTCTTAGGCCAGGACCAAAAAATTGCAACATTATGCTCCATGTGGATGAAAGGATGAAAGGGAGAATAAAAGACCAGCGTATACATGCTGTGTTACCTTCCTGGGAACAAATTCTTATAACATCGTAAACTGTGCGGCAAATTCTGCAAAGTAAATACATTTTGAAGATGTTACCATGGCTACAGGGAATCTGACTTTTCTTGCCTCTGTCTGCAAGACTGAACATTTCATTAATGATAAGATTACTGATTTCATACTCAACATCTGTAAAATGGGGCATGAAACATCTTACATAAGGTACACAAGGTGAGCGAAATCATCCAGTAACTCTGTAGTGGACAGTGTTTCATGCAAAAATATTGTTTAAAGTGTCATTACTGCTAACTTTAATAGCAAGCCTTTGAAATAATGAAagaaaacttaattttaccacagCATAATAATTAAAAGCATGGAAAATAGTATAAATGGAACTAAATGGAGTAAATGgaaatcaaacaaaacaaaaaacttaCAAAAATCAAATGGCTTGCAGGCTGTATGTGATTGAgatgattgtttatttttatgtttttatcatTTATTAGATCTTAAGATGTGATTACAACAGAGCTGGGCATCACTATATTTTTTCACACAAGTTTGTATTATTATACCAAGTACAAACACAAATGACATCACAAAAGGTAACTGAAAATTGTCAATTAAATTAAGCATGGAATTACACATTACAGAAAATTCATCACCACTGTTAATATGGGCCTGGAGTTTGGTCACAAATCAATACCCTGATAGCCTTGGCTGTTAGTAAATGCCCCTGTACATCATGTTACCTTTGAACTTGATGTGTTTCTGGCCAGCCAAGGCTGTACGTGGGGGACACCTGCTTTATAGAACAACATGCAAGAGTGTCAGCACATGCAAATTCAGGAGACTTTGTTGAACTCAGTTTCAACGTCCTTGGTTAAGTCAACAAAGTTTGGGTTCCTGAAAACAGTTAAAGGCATGAGCGCAGACTCCCATTGGGTGGGAAAGCTGATCGATATGAGGACGCACTCCCATTGGAAGTGGGAGCTTATAGATATGATGACGCACTCCCATTGGGTGTGGGAGCTGATAGATATGATGACGCACTCCCATTGGGTGTGGGAGCTGATGGATATGATGACGCACTCCCATTGGGTGTGGGAGCTTATAGATATGATGACGCACTCCCATTGGGTGTGGGAGCTGATGGATATGATGACGCACTTCCATTGGGTGTGGGAGCTGATGGATATGAGGACGCACTCCCATTGGGTGTGGGAGCTGATGGATATGATGACGCACTTCCATTGGATGTGGGAGCTGATGGATATGAGTATGCACTCCCATTGGGCGTGGGAGCTGATAGATATGAGGACGCACTCCCATTGGGTGTGGGAGCTGATGGATATGATGACGCACTTCCATTGGATGTGGGAGCTGATGGATATGAGGACGCACTTCCATTGGGTGTGGGAGCTGATAGATATGAGGACGCACTCCCATTGGAAGTGGGAGCTTATAGATATGATGACGCACTCCCATTGGGTGTGGGAGCTGATAGATATGATGACGCACTCCCATTGGGTGTGGGAGCTGATGGATATGATGACGCACTCCCATTGGGTGTGGGAGCTTATAGATATGATGACGCACTCCCATTGGGTGTGGGAGCTGATGGATATGATGACGCACTTCCATTGGGTGTGGGAGCTGATGGATATGAGGACGCACTCCCATTGGGTGTGGGAGCTGATGGATATGATGACGCACTTCCATTGGATGTGGGAGCTGATGGATATGAGTATGCACTCCCATTGGGCGTGGGAGCTGATAGATATGAGGACGCACTCCCATTGGGTGTGGGAGCTGATGGATATGATGACGCACTTCCATTGGATGTGGGAGCTGATGGATATGAGGACGCACTTCCATTGGGTGTGGGAGCTGATAGATATGAGGACGCACTCCCATTGGGTGTGGGAGCTGATGGATATGATGACGCACTTCCATTGGATGTGGGAGCTGATGGATATGAGGACGCACTCCCATTGGGTGTGGGAGCTGATGGATATGATGACGCACTTCCATTGGATGTGGGAGCTGATGGATATGAGGACGCACTCCCATTGGGTGTGGGAGCTGATGGATATGATGACGCACTTCCATTGGATGTGGGAGCTGATGGATATGAGGACGCACTTCCATTGGGTGTGGGAGCTGATAGATATGAGGACGCACTCCCATTGGGTGGGAAAGCTGATCAATATGAGGATGCACTCCCATTGGGTGTGGGAGCTGATGGATATGATGCCGCGCTCCCATTGGGTGTGGGAGCTGATAGATATGAGGACGCACTCCCATTGGGTGTGGGAGCTGATGGATATGAGTATGCACTCCCATTGGGTGTGGGAGCTGATAGATATGAGGACGCACTCCCATTGGGTGTGGGAGCTGATAGATATGAGGACGCACTCCCATTGGGTGTGGGAGCTGATAGATATGAGAACGCACTCCTATTGGGTGTGGGAGCTGATAGATATGATGACGCACTCCCATTGGTTGTGGGAGCTGATAGATATGATGACGCACTCCCATTGGGTGTGGGAGCTGATAGATATGAGTATGCACTCCCATTGGGTGTGGGAGCTGATAGATATGAGGACGCACTCCCATTGGGTGTGGGAGCTGATAGATATGAGGACGCACTCCCATTGGGTGTGGGAGCTGATAGATATGAGGACGCACTCCTATTGGGTGTGGGAGCTGATAGATATGAGGACGCACTCCCATTGGGTGTGGGAGCTGATGGATATGAGGACGCACTCCCATTGGGCGTGGGAGCTGATGGATATGAGGACGCACTCCCATTGGGCGTGGGAGCTGATGGATATGAGGACGCACTCCCATTGGGCGTGGGAGCTGATGGATATGAGGACGCACTCCCATTGGGCGTGGGAGCTGATAGATATGAGGACGCACTCCCATTGGGTGTGGGAGCTGATAGATATGATGACGCACTCCCATTGGGTGTGGGAGCTGATGGATATGATGACGCACTTCCATTGGGTGTGGGAGCTGATGGATATGAGGACGCACTCCCATTGGGTGTGGGAGCTGATGGATATGATGACGCACTTCCATTGGATGTGGGAGCTGATGGATATGAGTATGCACTCCCATTGGGCGTGGGAGCTGATAGATATGAGGACGCACTCCCATTGGGTGTGGGAGCTGATGGATATGATGACGCACTTCCATTGGATGTGGGAGCTGATGGATATGAGGACGCACTTCCATTGGGTGTGGGAGCTG from Brienomyrus brachyistius isolate T26 chromosome 1, BBRACH_0.4, whole genome shotgun sequence includes:
- the LOC125744134 gene encoding parathyroid hormone 2 receptor-like, giving the protein MKRTLLCNFTKVIMCWTLAEAQVASDGGITAQEQMYLLYDVKLQCHQNVSLDNPIGDLCPPGWDGLICWPRGSPGAVTKVPCPTYIYDFDHKGHAYRKCDANGSWVTVESLNRPWANYSDCVRFLQPGHERSKQDFFERLYTMYTVGYAVSFSSLLVAIFIIGYFRRLHCTRNYIHMHLFVSFMLRAVSIFVKDRVVHANAGPQELDAALMDDLKTISVAPMDKSQYIGCKITVLLFIYFLATNYYWILVEGLYLHSLIFMAFLSDTKYLWGFTLVGWGVPAVFVAAWAVVRATLADASCWELSAGNIKWIYQAPILAAIGLNFILFVNIVRVLATKIRETNAGRYDTRKQYRKLAKSTLVLVLVFGVHYIVFVGMPHTFRGVGWEVRMYCELFFNSFQGFFVSIIYCYCNGEVQAEIKKTWTRWSLAVDWSGPATCANCSYRYGSVLTNLSQSTGSQSQLAASSRTTALFSSRVYRSRGGRTTGSHAALPGYVLSGSDVDSSPASVPEGRPEPEESAGKVDDISLKETPVTQGFITRSNGEETL